Proteins co-encoded in one Paracoccus aestuarii genomic window:
- a CDS encoding paraquat-inducible protein A — protein MEHDTGFDLATGRGLIACPLCDALHLEEAMEPGETARCIRCATVLAKPRQGAFAQLIALSFTSMVLLVGAIFFPFLEVSTMGFGNASSLFDVALAFADGVLLPLVIAVLAMIVGLPIARSFLLLYTLVPLAQGRPPHRHAARAFRWSEILRPWSMAEIFVIGTAVALVKVAGLASVHLGPAFWAFCALIFVNLASRAFMCQTSIWDAIEDAGMPTTFSPRTDAA, from the coding sequence ATGGAACACGATACCGGCTTTGATCTGGCGACGGGGCGCGGGCTGATCGCCTGCCCGCTTTGCGACGCGCTGCACCTGGAGGAGGCGATGGAGCCGGGCGAGACCGCCCGCTGCATCCGCTGCGCCACGGTGCTGGCCAAGCCCCGCCAAGGCGCCTTCGCCCAGCTGATCGCGCTGTCCTTCACCTCGATGGTGCTGCTGGTGGGGGCGATCTTCTTTCCCTTCCTGGAGGTGTCGACGATGGGCTTCGGCAATGCCAGCTCGCTCTTCGACGTGGCGCTGGCCTTTGCGGACGGGGTGTTGCTGCCCTTGGTGATCGCGGTGCTGGCGATGATCGTGGGCCTGCCCATCGCGCGGTCCTTCCTGCTGCTCTATACGCTGGTGCCGCTGGCCCAAGGGCGCCCGCCCCATCGCCATGCCGCCCGCGCCTTCCGCTGGTCCGAGATCCTGCGCCCCTGGTCCATGGCCGAGATCTTCGTGATCGGCACGGCGGTCGCGCTGGTCAAGGTGGCGGGCCTGGCCTCGGTGCATCTGGGGCCGGCCTTCTGGGCCTTCTGCGCGCTGATCTTCGTGAACCTCGCCAGCCGCGCCTTCATGTGCCAGACCTCGATCTGGGACGCGATCGAGGATGCGGGCATGCCCACGACCTTTTCCCCCCGGACCGATGCCGCATGA
- a CDS encoding paraquat-inducible protein A — protein sequence MSAPSDEPAGPILTAHRAGLLGCQRCGRVWPQDHDQCHRCGAHLVPPDRRGLQKVWAWWLAGLIAYIPANVFPMMSTRTFAGLAGNSEATILGGVMELIHYGSWDIAIIVFVASIVVPMGKFVAIAWLAIVAGRPANVDQAHTRLKVYEVVEFIGRWSMIDVFVVAILSALVQLGFVASIHPGPAAVSFALSVAFTMLSAQSFDARLIWRGLPLRSRRT from the coding sequence ATGAGCGCCCCGTCCGATGAACCCGCCGGGCCGATCCTGACCGCCCATCGTGCGGGCCTGCTGGGATGCCAGCGCTGCGGCCGGGTCTGGCCGCAGGACCATGACCAATGCCACCGCTGCGGCGCGCATCTGGTCCCGCCCGACCGGCGCGGGCTGCAGAAGGTCTGGGCCTGGTGGCTGGCCGGGCTGATCGCCTATATCCCCGCCAATGTCTTTCCGATGATGAGCACGCGCACCTTCGCGGGCCTGGCGGGCAATTCCGAGGCCACCATCCTGGGCGGCGTGATGGAGCTGATCCATTACGGCAGCTGGGACATCGCGATCATCGTCTTCGTCGCCTCGATCGTGGTGCCGATGGGCAAGTTCGTGGCCATCGCCTGGCTGGCCATCGTCGCCGGGCGCCCGGCCAATGTGGACCAGGCGCATACGCGGCTGAAGGTCTATGAGGTGGTCGAATTCATCGGCCGCTGGTCGATGATCGACGTCTTCGTCGTGGCCATCCTGTCGGCGCTGGTTCAGCTGGGCTTCGTGGCCTCGATCCATCCCGGCCCGGCGGCGGTGTCCTTCGCCCTGTCGGTTGCCTTCACGATGCTTTCCGCGCAAAGCTTTGACGCGCGACTGATCTGGCGCGGCCTGCCCCTGCGCAGCCGCCGGACCTGA
- a CDS encoding intermembrane transport protein PqiB, which translates to MTDIPPPQAAPLAPASPVRKTAARAAQAGVNVIWIVPIIALIVTLAIAWNAYRDRGSVIEVEFADATGITPGDTTLRFREITVGRVETVRFTDDLARVIVSIRVNGEVAQYIDDEASFWIVRPQVSAQGVTRLDTVLSGAFIEGYWDADVSEPATRFVGLDRPPLIRGDQPGTWVQLTMDSADGLTEGAPVLFRGVEVGRLENIRLNEGGEEVVVDAFVESPHDARLTSATVFWDTSGFSLSLGAQGIAFNVNSLSSVLQGGVAFDTFVSGGSPVQPGQEFALQPDEGSARAARFEDDDASLLRVGMLIDDSLQGLEQGADVQFQGLRVGRVTDLAVNLTQDDAGNTVPRQLVTMLISPRRLGLGQGSTAADALALLTEEVAEGLRARVASSGFLGTTLIVELVQIPDAEPDAIDLGGANPLLPSVEGDLDDFTGSAQGLVNRIGNLPIEEVLTSARDMLDSITNLASAQDTRAIPGALRRAIEDGSLALADISAITGDLRQAESGQTLARMLDEASAAFTAVSEAAADVPELVERIDSAAASIEEFGFAEISAQAEGILADLRSMLGSEDAEQLPRNLSNTLEAATGLLTDLRDGNAAGSLNNALNSASNAADQIAVSVQQLPALIQRLQATAGRADTLFASYGDRSTFNSELIGALRELRRATQSIGSVARLIERNPRAFILGR; encoded by the coding sequence ATGACCGATATTCCCCCGCCCCAGGCTGCACCCCTTGCCCCGGCCAGCCCCGTGCGCAAGACGGCGGCCCGCGCGGCCCAGGCCGGCGTGAATGTCATCTGGATCGTGCCGATCATCGCGCTGATCGTGACGCTGGCCATCGCTTGGAACGCCTATCGCGACCGCGGTTCGGTGATCGAGGTCGAATTCGCCGACGCCACCGGCATCACCCCCGGCGACACCACCCTGCGTTTCCGCGAGATCACCGTGGGCCGCGTCGAGACGGTGCGCTTCACCGACGACCTGGCCCGCGTGATCGTGTCGATCCGCGTCAATGGCGAGGTCGCGCAATATATCGACGACGAGGCGTCCTTCTGGATCGTCCGCCCCCAGGTCAGCGCCCAAGGGGTGACGCGTCTGGACACGGTCCTGTCGGGCGCCTTCATCGAGGGCTATTGGGATGCCGATGTGTCGGAACCCGCCACCCGCTTCGTCGGGCTGGACCGCCCGCCGCTGATCCGGGGCGATCAGCCCGGCACCTGGGTCCAGCTGACCATGGACAGCGCCGACGGCCTGACCGAGGGCGCGCCGGTCCTGTTCCGCGGCGTCGAGGTCGGCCGGCTGGAGAACATCCGCCTGAACGAGGGCGGCGAGGAGGTCGTCGTCGACGCCTTCGTCGAATCGCCCCATGACGCGCGGCTGACATCGGCCACGGTCTTCTGGGACACGTCGGGATTCTCGCTGTCCCTGGGCGCCCAGGGGATCGCGTTCAACGTGAATTCGCTGTCATCCGTGCTGCAGGGGGGCGTGGCCTTCGACACCTTCGTCAGCGGCGGCAGCCCGGTCCAGCCGGGCCAGGAATTCGCCCTGCAGCCCGATGAGGGCAGCGCCCGCGCCGCCCGGTTCGAGGATGACGACGCATCCCTGCTGCGCGTCGGCATGCTGATCGACGACAGCCTGCAGGGGCTGGAACAGGGCGCGGATGTCCAGTTCCAGGGCCTGCGCGTGGGCCGCGTCACCGATCTGGCCGTGAACCTGACCCAGGACGATGCCGGCAACACTGTCCCGCGCCAGCTGGTCACCATGCTGATATCGCCGCGTCGCCTTGGCCTCGGCCAGGGATCGACAGCGGCCGATGCGCTGGCGCTGCTGACCGAGGAGGTCGCCGAGGGCCTGCGCGCCCGCGTCGCCAGCTCGGGTTTTCTGGGCACGACGCTGATCGTCGAGCTGGTCCAGATCCCCGATGCCGAACCCGATGCGATCGACCTTGGCGGGGCCAATCCGCTGCTGCCCTCGGTCGAGGGGGACCTGGACGATTTCACCGGCAGCGCCCAGGGCCTGGTGAACCGCATCGGCAACCTGCCCATCGAGGAGGTGCTGACCTCGGCCCGCGACATGCTGGACAGCATCACCAACCTGGCCAGCGCCCAGGACACCCGCGCCATCCCGGGCGCCCTGCGCCGCGCGATCGAGGATGGCAGCCTGGCCCTGGCCGATATCAGCGCCATCACCGGCGATCTGCGCCAAGCGGAAAGCGGCCAGACCCTGGCGCGGATGCTGGACGAGGCCTCGGCCGCCTTCACCGCCGTCTCCGAGGCCGCGGCCGATGTCCCCGAACTGGTGGAGCGCATCGATTCCGCCGCAGCCTCGATCGAGGAATTCGGCTTTGCCGAGATCAGCGCCCAGGCCGAGGGCATCCTGGCCGATCTGCGATCCATGCTGGGCAGCGAGGATGCCGAACAGCTGCCGCGCAACCTGTCCAACACGCTGGAGGCCGCCACCGGCCTGCTGACCGACCTGCGCGACGGCAATGCCGCGGGCAGCCTGAACAACGCGCTGAATTCGGCCAGCAATGCCGCCGACCAGATCGCCGTGTCGGTCCAGCAGCTGCCGGCGCTGATCCAGCGGCTGCAGGCGACGGCGGGCCGGGCGGACACGCTGTTCGCCAGCTATGGCGACCGGTCGACCTTCAACAGCGAGCTGATCGGCGCGCTGCGCGAGCTGCGCCGCGCCACCCAATCCATCGGATCGGTCGCCCGGCTGATCGAACGCAACCCCCGCGCCTTCATTCTGGGACGATAA
- a CDS encoding PqiC family protein, whose product MTLPALPALISLALLAACSNPERTGRFLLDPPVAGIQVPNRIGTAELKDVSLPEYASDQEVAFQTADGAVRSNPDNLWADSPSRAFTVALARAISDVSGATVIGEPWPLAQPPARRIEVRVERALAQADGAYRLSGRYFVADDGLTGGGANHARSFDIRVPMGAQNPATTAAAASQAVAILAQQIATLSGPGSTIATTRPATDSFDLPPLF is encoded by the coding sequence ATGACCCTGCCCGCCCTTCCCGCCCTGATCTCGCTGGCCCTGCTGGCCGCCTGTTCGAACCCCGAACGCACCGGCCGCTTTCTGCTGGACCCGCCCGTGGCCGGGATCCAGGTGCCCAACCGCATCGGCACGGCCGAGCTGAAGGACGTGTCCCTGCCCGAATACGCCTCGGATCAGGAGGTCGCGTTCCAGACCGCGGATGGCGCGGTGCGATCGAACCCGGACAACCTGTGGGCCGACAGCCCGTCGCGGGCCTTTACCGTGGCACTGGCCCGCGCGATCAGCGACGTGTCCGGCGCGACGGTCATCGGCGAGCCCTGGCCCCTGGCCCAGCCCCCCGCGCGGCGGATCGAGGTGCGGGTCGAACGCGCCCTGGCCCAGGCCGACGGCGCCTATCGCCTGTCGGGGCGGTATTTCGTGGCCGATGACGGGCTGACGGGGGGCGGTGCCAACCATGCGCGCAGCTTCGACATCCGGGTGCCGATGGGCGCGCAGAACCCCGCCACCACGGCGGCGGCGGCCAGCCAGGCGGTGGCGATCCTGGCCCAGCAGATCGCGACCCTGTCCGGGCCGGGCAGTACCATCGCGACGACGCGCCCCGCGACCGACAGCTTCGATCTGCCGCCGCTGTTCTGA
- a CDS encoding phosphatase PAP2 family protein, with amino-acid sequence MSLYHAKHAKSDDHDDPSATLLAVALIRSREAIVGTEVLTATAPPTQPAPGIARLPAELRLPVLRQELTEGLTVTASAGQAELACQGGPLVTITAPEAQALSDAVEMVGHYAELRADRLAEIEVQRGPLIPFFAAIHPLEPARDAATLEALACALEVATPLIMRLKLALACPRPAELSPGIQPMIASPGHPAYPSGHATQAFCLAALLTRLINPAAPFRARDPLFLLAARIAVNRTVAGVHYPVDSAAGAVLGLQIAEWLWARGQQGASLQGAGFDGEKWMDGTRPRDFHPGTLEVLMGWGDLAASRGDPFTPPQAPLWSDLLGRAREEREAALR; translated from the coding sequence ATGTCGCTCTATCACGCGAAGCATGCGAAATCCGACGATCACGACGATCCCTCCGCCACGCTGCTGGCGGTGGCGCTGATCCGCAGCCGCGAGGCGATCGTGGGGACCGAGGTCCTGACCGCCACCGCCCCGCCGACCCAGCCCGCCCCCGGCATCGCCCGCCTGCCCGCCGAGCTGCGCCTGCCCGTCCTGCGGCAGGAGCTGACCGAGGGCCTGACCGTCACCGCATCCGCCGGCCAGGCCGAACTGGCCTGCCAAGGCGGGCCCTTGGTCACGATCACGGCGCCCGAGGCGCAGGCGTTGTCGGACGCGGTCGAAATGGTCGGCCATTACGCCGAACTGCGCGCCGACCGCTTGGCCGAGATCGAGGTCCAGCGCGGCCCGCTGATCCCCTTCTTCGCCGCCATCCACCCGCTGGAGCCCGCCCGAGACGCCGCCACCCTGGAGGCCCTGGCCTGCGCGCTGGAGGTCGCGACGCCGCTGATAATGCGCCTGAAGCTGGCCCTGGCCTGCCCCCGCCCGGCCGAGCTGTCGCCCGGCATCCAGCCGATGATCGCCAGCCCCGGCCATCCCGCCTATCCCAGTGGCCATGCGACCCAGGCCTTTTGCCTGGCGGCGCTGCTGACGCGGCTGATCAATCCTGCGGCCCCGTTCCGGGCGCGCGACCCGCTGTTCCTGCTGGCCGCGCGGATCGCGGTGAACCGCACCGTGGCTGGCGTGCATTACCCGGTGGACAGCGCGGCGGGCGCGGTCCTGGGCCTGCAGATCGCGGAATGGCTCTGGGCGCGGGGCCAGCAGGGGGCCAGCCTGCAGGGGGCCGGCTTCGACGGCGAAAAATGGATGGACGGCACCCGGCCGCGCGATTTCCACCCCGGCACGCTAGAGGTGCTGATGGGCTGGGGCGACCTGGCGGCCAGCCGCGGCGACCCGTTCACCCCGCCCCAGGCCCCGCTCTGGTCCGATCTGCTGGGCCGCGCGCGGGAGGAGCGCGAGGCGGCCCTCCGATGA
- a CDS encoding 3'(2'),5'-bisphosphate nucleotidase CysQ → MGFWRRDPRSWDKGGDAGPVTEADLAVNDALQARLMAARPGYGWLSEESEADPARQDARRCFIIDPIDGTRAFIDGQEGFSHSLAVAQGDRIIAAVVHLPVPGLTYAAHADGPATLNGQPIRPSDAGIAGARVLTYRAVADPGHWRGAVPPFRREFRSSLAWRLCLAAEGRFDAALSLRAAWEWDIAAGSLIAERAGARVTDRRGQAMRFNSDRAQVDGLIVAGPRLHGALLDALV, encoded by the coding sequence ATGGGCTTCTGGCGCCGCGACCCGCGCAGCTGGGACAAGGGCGGCGATGCCGGCCCCGTGACCGAGGCCGACTTGGCCGTCAACGACGCCCTGCAGGCACGGCTGATGGCCGCCCGTCCCGGCTATGGCTGGCTGTCCGAGGAAAGCGAGGCCGACCCCGCCCGCCAGGATGCGCGCCGCTGCTTCATCATCGACCCGATCGACGGCACCCGCGCCTTCATCGACGGGCAGGAGGGGTTCTCGCATTCCCTGGCGGTGGCCCAAGGCGACCGCATCATCGCCGCCGTGGTGCATCTGCCGGTGCCCGGCCTGACCTATGCCGCCCATGCCGACGGCCCCGCGACGCTGAACGGACAGCCGATCCGGCCGTCGGATGCGGGGATCGCGGGGGCGCGGGTGCTGACCTATCGCGCGGTGGCGGATCCGGGCCATTGGCGCGGCGCGGTGCCCCCCTTTCGGCGCGAATTCCGGTCATCGCTGGCTTGGCGGCTGTGCCTGGCGGCCGAGGGGCGGTTCGACGCCGCCCTGTCCCTGCGCGCCGCTTGGGAATGGGACATCGCCGCGGGCAGCCTGATCGCGGAACGCGCGGGCGCGCGGGTCACCGACCGGCGCGGCCAGGCGATGCGGTTCAACAGCGACCGCGCGCAGGTCGACGGGCTGATCGTCGCGGGGCCGCGGCTGCATGGCGCGCTGCTGGACGCGCTGGTCTGA